ATGAATTGCAAATTCATAAGTTCGGAATTGTCTAATCCTTAGAATGGAAACAGAGGGAACTCCCCATCATAGCCTTACCTATGGGACAAGTAGGCTTGCACCCAAAATCAGTCTAGTAGACCGTGCTAAAGAAATTGAACTTGCAGAAGAATCTGTCCAACTTCATTTGCATGGAAAACTGGAAATCATTGCAGGCCAAATCCGTCGCCTAAAGGAAGAAGCGGAGCTCATCCTAAAACGTGCAGAAAAAGATATTGAGCTTCACAAGGCACGTTGCCAATTCGAAAAAAAACCAGGACAAACCATTCATTTATATGAAAAAGAAAATGGATCTTATTTTTCTCTCCTTTCTCCCAAAGATTGGGGAAACCAACCTCCACATTCTTACAAAGGCTCCTATATCATGAATCCAGATAGAAGTTTCACAGAAGTATTCCTTAATTCGGAAGAATAGCACCTAACATTGAATCCATTCATAAAAATTAAAATCAAAGCGATGCTCAGATGGTTTGGGATTCTCCTGAGGGGAGGATCTTTTCGATTTGGATTAAAAACATCCAATGGTAACAGTACAAACTGGACCGAAGAATCTAATCTCACACTTCCCATATTCCCATCTCCGTTCAAAGAAGGAAAACTCCATAACCTCCAGATTGCCATCGAACAAATGAACAACAAAGTTCT
This genomic stretch from Leptospira meyeri harbors:
- a CDS encoding DUF2452 domain-containing protein → METEGTPHHSLTYGTSRLAPKISLVDRAKEIELAEESVQLHLHGKLEIIAGQIRRLKEEAELILKRAEKDIELHKARCQFEKKPGQTIHLYEKENGSYFSLLSPKDWGNQPPHSYKGSYIMNPDRSFTEVFLNSEE